In the genome of bacterium, the window ATTATCGACATCACAGGCGAGTGTTAAATGATCAAGTACCGAAACTTTTCCTAACGGATCGTAATGCACACAACCGGCTACAACTGCAACCAACTCACAACTTGAGGCATCGGAGAATTTTACATTATCGCCAGCAACAATTTTCAAATCCTTCACGGGGGGGGGTTCAACGATCTGACCATATACATTTCTGCCATCGCTACCTTGCACGGCGGGAAAACGCACTGCAAGGACTGTTCCAGCTTCAACGTTTTGCAATTTGTACTGCGCGGTATGGATCGGTTTGCCAGCATGGCTTGCCGCTTCGGTATCGAATTTGTAATCAATCCACCCGGTTTTACCCAAGCGAACTGGTAAGCCGTTGGCGACAACAATCTCGGTGGTGACCGGCGTCGATTTTACCAGCCACTCCAGAATGATGTCATTTACACCATAGTCAACACTTGCTTCCTGCAACGCTTTTGTTACTTCCTCAATGGTCAACTTATATCCCGAGCGCGGCAGTTTTAGCACCGCCTGCATTGCATCGGCGGAAACTTCGACATATAGTCGGTTTTTGTCGGTAGGTGCGGTCATGTTGTCTTTCGGGTCAGGATACTTCGAAACGAAGGTTGCGGCTCAACGGTTTTTTTTGCAAGAATCTCTGCAACTTCTGTCGGATCGACCCATTCGGTTAGTTTTTCGATATTTTGGTCGGTAACACCTAACAAAACAATCTTATTGGCTGCCCGAAACAGCGCAACCCCTTTTTTCGGTCCGAGCGGCTTATACTCAAGTAGTTGGAGATTACCGCCGACTTGTCCCAATGTATTTGTGCGTTTCAGAACCCAAACCATCACC includes:
- a CDS encoding flagellar biosynthetic protein FliO encodes the protein MTDSIAVVDTVRTLLTPPATAGGVSLGMAVLKLSIGLLFIVILIWVMVWVLKRTNTLGQVGGNLQLLEYKPLGPKKGVALFRAANKIVLLGVTDQNIEKLTEWVDPTEVAEILAKKTVEPQPSFRSILTRKTT